Below is a genomic region from Bradyrhizobium sp. 1(2017).
GGCGCAGCGAATATCGTCGATCTCGCGCGACAGGCTGAGCGCGCTCGATTTAAGTTCTTCGACCTTCCAGCTCTCCGGATGCTGGGTTTCGAGCTGGCCGAGCCGCTTGTTCAAATCATCCAGTCTCGACTGGAGCTGCCCGATGCTGGCGGCCCCATTCACTTTCCAAACGCGCTGTGCACGCATCGTAGTTCCCCTGCTAGTCTCACGGCGTTGTGAGAGCGGTTCGTGGCCGGATTGGGAGTTTCTTTTGTCCGGCTTCAGATCGCGGGGAACCGTTGCAGATTGGCAACTAGTTCGAGCTATTCGGCCTGCAGCGGGCCGACGCGACATGATGATACCCCGCAGGTACGGAATTTGAATGAGCGCCAGCGCGGTGCGCTGTCCGGGCAGTGCTGCGCCAGATAGGCTCTGCTGGACAGTTCGGCGAACGAAGGAAAAGCGCGTGGCAAGATTTGTGAATGTTGCGGCCGGCCAGCTTGGTTCGATCGCGAGAAGCGAGACGAGGACCGAGGTCGTGGCGCGGCTGATGGCCATGATGCGCCGCGCGCATGCCAGCGGCTGTGACCTGATCGTCTATCCCGAGCTTGCGCTGACCACGTTCTTTCCACGCTGGTATTTCGAGGATCAGGCCGAGATCGACGCATTCTTCGAGCGCGAGATGCCGGGGGCGGAGACGCGCGCCCTGTTCGACCTCGCGCGCGAGCTCGGCATCGGGTTCTATCTCGGTTATGCCGAGCTGACGGTCGAGGCCGGGATCGTCAGACGCTACAACACCTCCATCCTGGTCGACCGCAGCGGCGCGATCGTCCTGAAATATCGCAAGGTCCATTTGCCCGGCCATGCCGAGCACGAGCCGTGGCGCAAATTTCAGCATCTGGAGAAGCGCTATTTCGAGCCCGGCGCGGGCTTCGGTGTGACCAGCGCCTTCGGTGGCGTGATGGGCATGGCGATCTGCAACGATCGCCGCTGGAGCGAGACCTACCGGGTGATGGGCCTGCAGGGCGTCGAGATGGTGATGATCGGCTACAACACGCCGGTGCACAATCCGCCCGCACCGGAGCACGACGATCTCTCGCTGTTTCACAATCATCTGGTGATGCAGGCCGGCGCCTATCAGAACGGCACTTTCGTGGTCGGCGTCGCCAAGGCCGGCATCGAGGAGGGGGTGGACCACATCGGCGGAAGCTGCATCATTGCGCCCTCGGGCGAGATCGTTGCGAGATGCACGACGAAGGGGGACGAGATCGCGCTGGCCCGCTGTGACCTCGATCTCTGCAATTCCTACAAGCGCACGACGTTCAATTTCGACGTTCACCGCCAGCCGCAGACCTATGGGATGATCGTCGAGCGGAAGGGCGTGGCCACCAGGGCGGACGGAACGCCGGTGCCGCCGAGCTGACGCTCTTGCAGCCCGGGTGAGCGCAGCGACACCCGGGGCAATCATCCGCGTAACATCCCGGATGTCGCTGCGCTCATCCGGGCTACGGGGACCGATCATTGCCCGACGGGCAAAACACCCTGGTAGGTGTCAAGTCGCCGCTTGAAAATATTCCACTTTACCGAAATTCGGAAACGGCGTATGTGTCGTCCATCCCGGCTCGCCCTTGAGGGGCGGTCATGTGTCGTGTGATCGCAGAGCCGGGCTTGCGGTGGACGCAGCAGCGTCGTGCGCGAGAGGCGTGGGCAGGGCGGATTGCTCTCCGTGAGCCCAGGGCTTCGCGTGGACGAGCGGCGCTGTCAGGTTCGTCGCGTCACATTCCGATGGCAACGTGCACAACGCCGTCGGACCCTGTGGCGCCAACGGGCCGTGCGTACGGCAAAACCGTGTGGTCCTGGCCGTCGTTGCTACGGTC
It encodes:
- a CDS encoding N-carbamoyl-D-amino-acid hydrolase, which produces MARFVNVAAGQLGSIARSETRTEVVARLMAMMRRAHASGCDLIVYPELALTTFFPRWYFEDQAEIDAFFEREMPGAETRALFDLARELGIGFYLGYAELTVEAGIVRRYNTSILVDRSGAIVLKYRKVHLPGHAEHEPWRKFQHLEKRYFEPGAGFGVTSAFGGVMGMAICNDRRWSETYRVMGLQGVEMVMIGYNTPVHNPPAPEHDDLSLFHNHLVMQAGAYQNGTFVVGVAKAGIEEGVDHIGGSCIIAPSGEIVARCTTKGDEIALARCDLDLCNSYKRTTFNFDVHRQPQTYGMIVERKGVATRADGTPVPPS